Proteins encoded in a region of the Streptomyces liliiviolaceus genome:
- a CDS encoding YigZ family protein, whose amino-acid sequence MQDEYRTVVRAGVHEIEINRSRFLCALAPVATEREAQDFVAGVRKEHADASHNCFAYVIGADAAVQRASDDGEPGGTAGAPMLQMLLRRDMRYVVAVVTRYYGGVKLGAGGLIRAYGGAVGEALDTLGTLTRRRFRLATVTVDHQRAGKVQNDLRSTGREVRDVRYGEAVTIEIGLPDAEVEAFRSWLADSTAGTAGFELGGEAYGDA is encoded by the coding sequence ATGCAGGACGAGTATCGGACCGTGGTCCGTGCAGGGGTGCACGAGATCGAGATCAATCGCTCGCGGTTTCTGTGCGCGCTGGCGCCGGTGGCCACCGAGCGGGAGGCTCAGGACTTCGTCGCGGGCGTCCGCAAGGAGCACGCGGACGCGTCGCACAACTGCTTCGCGTACGTCATCGGCGCCGACGCCGCCGTCCAGCGGGCGAGCGACGACGGCGAACCGGGCGGCACCGCGGGCGCCCCGATGCTCCAGATGCTGCTGCGCCGCGACATGCGGTACGTCGTCGCCGTCGTCACCCGCTACTACGGAGGCGTCAAACTCGGCGCGGGCGGACTCATCCGGGCCTACGGCGGCGCGGTGGGAGAGGCCCTGGACACCCTCGGCACCCTCACCCGCAGACGCTTCCGCCTCGCGACCGTGACCGTCGACCACCAGCGGGCGGGCAAGGTGCAGAACGATCTGCGCTCCACCGGCCGCGAGGTGCGTGACGTCCGCTACGGAGAGGCCGTCACCATCGAGATCGGCCTGCCGGACGCCGAGGTGGAGGCCTTCCGGAGCTGGCTGGCCGACAGCACGGCGGGGACCGCGGGGTTCGAGCTGGGCGGAGAGGCGTACGGGGACGCATAA
- a CDS encoding AAA family ATPase: protein MRLHRLHITAFGPFGGAQEVDFDDLSTAGLFLLHGPTGAGKTSVLDAVCFALYGSVPGARQGGSLRSDHALPDVRTEVTLELTVSGRRLEITRQPPFARPKKRGTGTTTEKAQSWLREYHAPAGSWKDLSRSHQEIGEEITQLLGMSREQFCQVVLLPQGDFARFLRADAEARGRLLGRLFDTRRFAAVEQRLAERRRTAETQVRAGDADLLAGAHRMQQAVGDLAELPLPELAPGEPGLAEAVLEWAAINRSTAREWFTIAHRAQAATESAQAAAARVLDDVREVARLQRRFAEAGERAARLEERSGAHQEDRARMERGRKAEAVAPALGLREATETEHRRAAGAETRARAQLSETFSEAGAAGLAAAARKAAEELGGLESARRGEQRLTELATERTKLDRQERADEDVLHDAEQWLSEWEATRAGLQTRIETAQEAATRAEQLAVQREPAQARLGAARLRDQLAGDTDEAHARVLAAREQAADARTHWLDLKEQRLKGIAAELAANLVDGAACAVCGATEHPAPARKVDGHVDQRAEDAALAAYQSADERRAEAERRLGVVREALAAATAEAGDTPTGRLAEQAEELERRHTEARGAASGLHAAGEALRRAEHEHERRLAAHQEAAVRGASRSARRDALARETATLEEELAQARGSAGSVAERAAQLERQVSTLTEAADTARVAADTAQRLKDADARLADAAFRAGFDTPQAAAAALLDDTAHRELQRRLDAWQQEEATVRAVLAETETAAAADRPPADVRTAEQSAAVAVRRMREAASARDAAARRCSELDRLSHRATASVRRLGPLREEYDRVARLATLAAGTSADNERRMRLESYVLAARLEQVAAAASARLQRMSSGRYTLVHSDDRAGRGRSGLGLHVVDAWTGRERDTATLSGGETFFASLALALGLADVVTDEAGGVRLDTLFIDEGFGSLDDQTLDEVLDVLDSLRERDRSVGIVSHVADLRRRIHAQLEVVKGRSGSVVRQRGGDGG, encoded by the coding sequence ATGAGGCTGCACCGGCTGCACATCACCGCCTTCGGGCCCTTCGGCGGGGCCCAGGAGGTCGACTTCGACGACCTGTCGACCGCCGGACTCTTCCTGCTGCACGGACCGACCGGCGCGGGCAAGACCTCCGTCCTGGACGCCGTCTGCTTCGCGCTGTACGGGTCCGTACCGGGCGCACGCCAGGGCGGTTCGCTGCGCAGCGACCACGCCCTCCCCGACGTCCGCACCGAGGTGACGCTCGAACTCACCGTGTCCGGGCGCCGGTTGGAGATCACCCGGCAGCCGCCCTTCGCACGTCCCAAGAAGCGCGGCACGGGCACCACGACGGAGAAGGCGCAGAGCTGGCTGCGCGAGTACCACGCGCCCGCGGGCTCCTGGAAGGACCTCAGCCGCTCCCACCAGGAGATCGGCGAGGAGATCACCCAGCTTCTCGGGATGAGCCGCGAGCAGTTCTGCCAGGTCGTGCTGCTGCCCCAGGGCGACTTCGCGCGCTTCCTGCGGGCCGACGCCGAGGCCCGCGGCAGGCTCCTCGGCCGCCTCTTCGACACCCGGCGCTTCGCCGCCGTCGAGCAGCGACTGGCCGAGCGCAGGCGCACGGCCGAGACACAGGTACGCGCCGGGGACGCCGACCTGCTCGCCGGCGCCCACCGGATGCAGCAGGCGGTCGGCGACCTCGCCGAACTGCCGCTGCCCGAACTCGCCCCCGGCGAACCGGGGCTGGCCGAGGCCGTGCTGGAGTGGGCGGCGATCAACAGGAGTACGGCCCGCGAGTGGTTCACGATCGCCCACCGCGCCCAGGCCGCCACCGAGTCGGCGCAGGCCGCCGCGGCCCGCGTACTGGACGACGTACGAGAAGTGGCGCGGCTGCAGCGGCGGTTCGCCGAGGCCGGGGAGCGGGCCGCCCGGCTGGAGGAGCGCTCCGGGGCCCACCAGGAGGACCGGGCGCGCATGGAGCGGGGCCGCAAGGCCGAGGCGGTGGCGCCCGCGCTCGGGTTGCGCGAGGCGACCGAGACCGAACACCGGCGGGCGGCCGGCGCCGAGACCCGCGCGCGTGCACAGCTCTCCGAAACCTTCTCCGAGGCCGGGGCCGCGGGGCTCGCGGCCGCCGCCCGCAAGGCCGCCGAAGAGCTGGGCGGCCTTGAGTCGGCCCGCCGCGGCGAGCAGCGACTCACCGAACTCGCCACCGAGCGGACCAAGTTGGACCGCCAGGAGCGCGCCGACGAGGACGTGCTCCACGACGCCGAGCAGTGGCTCTCCGAGTGGGAGGCGACCAGGGCCGGGCTCCAGACCCGGATCGAGACGGCCCAGGAGGCCGCCACCCGCGCCGAACAGCTCGCCGTGCAGCGCGAGCCGGCCCAGGCACGGCTCGGGGCGGCCCGGCTCCGCGACCAGCTCGCCGGGGACACCGACGAGGCCCACGCGCGCGTGCTCGCCGCGCGCGAACAGGCGGCGGACGCCCGCACCCACTGGCTGGACCTCAAGGAGCAGCGGCTCAAGGGCATCGCCGCGGAACTCGCCGCGAACCTCGTGGACGGTGCGGCCTGCGCCGTCTGCGGCGCCACCGAGCACCCCGCTCCCGCCCGGAAGGTCGACGGACACGTCGACCAGCGGGCCGAGGACGCCGCGCTCGCCGCGTACCAGAGCGCCGACGAGCGGCGTGCGGAGGCGGAGCGCCGGCTCGGAGTGGTGCGCGAGGCGCTGGCCGCCGCGACCGCGGAGGCGGGCGACACCCCGACCGGCCGACTCGCCGAGCAGGCCGAGGAGTTGGAGCGTCGCCACACCGAGGCGCGGGGCGCCGCCTCCGGGCTGCACGCCGCCGGGGAGGCGCTCCGGCGGGCCGAGCACGAGCACGAGCGCCGGCTCGCCGCGCACCAGGAGGCCGCGGTGCGCGGCGCGTCACGCAGTGCGCGCCGGGACGCCCTCGCCCGTGAAACGGCCACCCTGGAAGAGGAGTTGGCGCAGGCCAGAGGATCGGCGGGCAGCGTGGCCGAGCGGGCCGCCCAGCTGGAGCGGCAGGTCTCGACGCTCACCGAGGCCGCGGACACCGCACGCGTCGCGGCGGACACCGCCCAGCGGCTCAAGGACGCCGACGCGCGACTCGCCGACGCGGCCTTCCGCGCCGGGTTCGACACGCCGCAGGCCGCCGCCGCGGCCCTCCTCGACGACACCGCCCACCGGGAGCTGCAACGGCGGCTCGACGCCTGGCAGCAGGAGGAGGCGACGGTCCGCGCGGTGCTCGCGGAGACCGAGACGGCCGCCGCCGCGGACCGGCCGCCCGCCGACGTCCGCACCGCCGAACAGAGCGCCGCCGTGGCCGTGCGGCGCATGCGCGAAGCCGCCTCCGCGCGCGACGCGGCGGCCCGCCGCTGCAGCGAACTGGACCGGCTCTCCCACCGGGCCACCGCGTCCGTGCGCCGGCTGGGGCCGCTGCGCGAGGAGTACGACCGTGTGGCCCGCCTCGCGACCCTCGCGGCCGGCACCTCCGCGGACAACGAACGCAGGATGCGCCTGGAGTCGTACGTCCTCGCCGCCCGTCTCGAACAGGTCGCGGCGGCGGCCAGCGCACGGCTGCAGCGCATGTCCTCGGGCCGTTACACCCTCGTCCACTCCGACGACCGGGCCGGGCGGGGCCGAAGCGGGCTCGGACTGCACGTCGTCGACGCCTGGACCGGGCGCGAGCGCGACACGGCGACGCTCTCCGGCGGCGAGACGTTCTTCGCCTCCCTCGCGCTCGCGCTGGGCCTCGCGGACGTGGTCACCGACGAGGCTGGCGGCGTCCGGCTCGACACGCTCTTCATCGACGAGGGCTTCGGCAGCCTCGACGACCAGACGCTCGACGAGGTCCTGGACGTCCTGGACTCGCTGCGGGAGCGGGACCGCAGCGTCGGCATCGTCAGCCATGTCGCGGATCTGCGGCGCCGGATCCACGCCCAACTGGAGGTCGTGAAGGGCCGCTCGGGGTCGGTCGTCCGGCAGCGGGGCGGCGACGGCGGCTGA
- a CDS encoding SixA phosphatase family protein — translation MIARAGAGPLRRLVVLRHAKSAWPDDVPDHERPLASRGRRDAPAAGRVLADADCLPDLALCSTAVRARETWELAAAEWGTPPPVRHDGRLYAAEVADLLEAVREAPAEAETLLLIGHNPGLEELVLTLAGDSLDDALDDVRMKFPTSAIAILAWHGLGWESLGPGAALLTDVIVARGKKSRGEKGHHGRGR, via the coding sequence GTGATCGCGCGCGCCGGAGCGGGCCCGCTGCGCCGCCTCGTCGTGCTGCGGCACGCCAAGTCCGCCTGGCCGGACGACGTTCCCGACCACGAGCGGCCGCTCGCGTCGCGCGGGCGCCGGGACGCTCCGGCCGCCGGACGCGTCCTCGCCGACGCCGACTGCCTGCCGGACCTCGCGCTCTGCTCCACCGCCGTCCGCGCCCGGGAGACCTGGGAGCTGGCTGCCGCCGAGTGGGGCACGCCGCCGCCGGTGCGCCATGACGGGCGGCTGTACGCGGCGGAGGTGGCCGACCTGCTCGAAGCGGTGCGTGAGGCTCCGGCGGAGGCCGAGACGCTGCTGCTGATCGGGCACAACCCCGGGCTGGAGGAACTGGTCCTCACGCTGGCGGGTGACAGCCTCGACGACGCGCTGGACGACGTCCGTATGAAGTTCCCCACCTCGGCGATCGCGATCCTCGCCTGGCACGGCCTCGGCTGGGAGTCCCTGGGGCCCGGTGCGGCGCTGCTCACGGATGTGATCGTGGCGCGGGGGAAGAAGTCGCGTGGGGAGAAGGGGCATCACGGGCGGGGGCGATAG
- a CDS encoding immunity 21 family protein, whose amino-acid sequence MASYADPGSVERVEQVEWVESGGGPLIAIPEVVLPFWTGADGDELASDYDRACEVEGLIGLLPVGNTTALVLGDEPAATAYLPEHGTFVRWSAGDSERELLAGVPDALAGATWGREVHWQVPGAVVLFDAAWPGGGATREGHLRIALEPGRYAVRAAHAEPGPETWIGLVQLRLLQR is encoded by the coding sequence ATGGCGAGTTATGCGGACCCCGGTTCGGTCGAGCGGGTCGAACAGGTGGAGTGGGTCGAGTCCGGCGGTGGGCCGCTCATAGCGATCCCGGAAGTGGTGCTGCCGTTCTGGACGGGGGCCGACGGCGACGAGCTGGCCTCCGACTACGACCGGGCGTGCGAGGTGGAGGGCCTGATCGGTCTGCTGCCCGTCGGCAACACCACGGCCCTCGTCCTCGGCGACGAACCGGCCGCCACCGCCTACCTGCCCGAACACGGCACGTTCGTACGGTGGTCCGCGGGCGACTCGGAGCGCGAGCTGCTGGCCGGGGTGCCGGACGCGCTCGCCGGCGCGACGTGGGGGCGCGAGGTGCACTGGCAGGTCCCCGGGGCCGTCGTGCTGTTCGACGCGGCGTGGCCGGGAGGCGGGGCCACGAGGGAGGGGCATCTGCGGATCGCCCTCGAACCGGGCCGGTACGCGGTCCGCGCGGCGCACGCCGAACCGGGCCCGGAGACATGGATCGGACTCGTCCAACTGCGGCTGCTGCAGCGCTGA
- a CDS encoding exonuclease SbcCD subunit D encodes MRLLHTSDWHLGRAFHRVNMLGAQADFIGHLVATVREREVDAVVVSGDVYDRAVPPLAAVELFDDVLHRLADLGVPTVMISGNHDSARRLGVGAGLIDRAGIHLRTEPAACGTPVLLEDAFGDVAFYGLPYLEPALVKDEFGVEKAGHEHVLAAAMDRVRADLATRAQGTRSVVLAHAFVTGGEASDSERDITVGGVAAVPAGVFDGVDYVALGHLHGSQRITGRVRYSGSPLPYSFSETDHRKSVWLVDLGADGSVEAERLDCPVPRALARIRGGLEELLADPELARHEEAWVEATLTDPVRPADPMARLTERFPHTLSLVFEPERAPDDPDVSYARRLAGRSDQQIAEDFVAHVRGAGPDEREQAVLQDAFDTVRADDTVGEVAR; translated from the coding sequence ATGAGGCTGCTGCACACTTCCGACTGGCATCTGGGCCGGGCGTTCCACCGCGTGAACATGCTCGGGGCCCAGGCCGATTTCATCGGTCACCTCGTCGCGACCGTGCGCGAGCGCGAGGTGGACGCCGTGGTCGTGTCGGGGGACGTGTACGACCGGGCCGTGCCCCCGCTGGCCGCGGTCGAGCTCTTCGACGACGTGCTGCACCGCCTCGCCGACCTCGGTGTGCCCACGGTGATGATCTCCGGGAACCACGACTCCGCGCGCCGGCTCGGCGTCGGCGCCGGACTCATCGACCGCGCGGGCATCCACCTGCGGACCGAGCCCGCGGCCTGCGGCACACCGGTGCTGCTGGAGGACGCCTTCGGGGACGTGGCCTTCTACGGGCTGCCGTATCTCGAACCGGCCCTGGTGAAGGACGAGTTCGGGGTGGAGAAGGCGGGCCACGAGCACGTGCTCGCCGCTGCCATGGACCGGGTGCGCGCCGACCTCGCCACGCGCGCGCAGGGCACCCGTTCCGTCGTCCTCGCCCATGCCTTCGTCACGGGCGGCGAGGCCAGCGACAGTGAGCGGGACATCACCGTGGGCGGGGTCGCCGCCGTCCCCGCCGGGGTCTTCGACGGAGTCGACTACGTGGCGCTCGGCCATCTCCACGGCAGCCAGCGGATCACCGGGCGTGTGCGCTACTCCGGCTCCCCGCTGCCGTACTCCTTCTCGGAGACCGACCACCGCAAGAGCGTGTGGCTGGTCGACCTGGGAGCCGACGGCTCGGTGGAGGCCGAGCGCCTCGACTGCCCCGTACCGCGCGCGCTGGCCCGGATCCGGGGCGGGCTGGAGGAGCTGCTCGCCGATCCGGAGCTGGCGCGCCACGAGGAGGCGTGGGTCGAGGCGACCCTCACCGACCCGGTGCGGCCCGCCGACCCCATGGCCCGGCTCACCGAGCGGTTCCCGCACACGCTCAGCCTCGTCTTCGAACCCGAACGGGCACCCGACGACCCGGACGTCTCGTACGCGCGGCGGCTCGCGGGCCGCAGCGACCAGCAGATCGCGGAGGACTTCGTGGCCCATGTGCGCGGCGCCGGCCCCGACGAGCGCGAACAGGCCGTGCTCCAGGACGCGTTCGACACCGTCCGCGCCGACGACACGGTCGGCGAGGTCGCCCGGTGA
- a CDS encoding Lrp/AsnC family transcriptional regulator: MTAYSPDATDWRILEVLQREGRTGFAELARAVSMSASAVTERVRRLEEAGVIQGYAAVVDPESLGLPILAFVRLRYPNGNYKPFHDLIAATPEILEAHHVTGDDCFVIKVATRSMSHLEEVSGRIGTLGSVTTSVVYSSPLPRRPLGR, encoded by the coding sequence ATGACCGCGTATTCCCCGGACGCCACCGACTGGCGCATTCTCGAAGTCCTACAGCGCGAGGGCCGCACCGGTTTCGCCGAGCTGGCCCGGGCCGTCTCCATGTCCGCGAGCGCGGTCACCGAGCGGGTGCGGCGCCTGGAGGAGGCGGGCGTCATCCAGGGGTACGCGGCGGTGGTGGACCCGGAGAGCCTCGGCCTGCCGATTCTCGCCTTCGTGCGGCTGCGCTACCCGAACGGAAACTACAAGCCGTTCCACGACCTGATCGCGGCCACCCCCGAGATCCTGGAGGCGCACCACGTCACGGGCGACGACTGCTTCGTGATCAAGGTCGCGACCCGTTCGATGAGCCACCTTGAGGAGGTCTCGGGCCGGATCGGCACACTCGGCTCGGTGACGACGAGCGTCGTGTACTCGTCGCCCCTGCCGCGGCGCCCTCTCGGCCGCTGA
- a CDS encoding FecCD family ABC transporter permease, whose amino-acid sequence MTRRIARPGVGLLCAAGTALLVASVAVAITIGPADIRVADVWSVVASHLGWGSTELSPIRDGIVWQLRLPRTLLAAVCGAGLAVCGAVMQSLLRNPLADPFVLGVSSGASTGAVVVVVLGAGGGLVSVSAGAFLGALLSFGLVLLLSHTLGGTTDRVVLSGVAAMQLFSALTSFVVMTAADAETTRGVLFWLLGSLGGVGWTDVWVCLAVLVVALAVCLAYARTLDAFAFGQDAAATLGVSVARTRLVLLCVTALLTAALVSSAGAIGFVGLVLPHAARALVGSGHARLLPVAALAGAVFLVWVDTLARTVLDPQEVPVGVVTSLIGVPVFVLVLYRTRRTR is encoded by the coding sequence GTGACCCGCCGTATCGCACGGCCGGGCGTGGGACTGCTCTGCGCGGCCGGCACCGCACTGCTCGTCGCCTCCGTCGCCGTCGCGATCACCATCGGTCCCGCGGACATCCGCGTCGCCGACGTCTGGTCCGTGGTCGCCTCCCATCTGGGGTGGGGGAGTACGGAACTGAGCCCCATCCGCGACGGGATCGTCTGGCAGCTGCGCCTGCCGCGCACCCTGCTGGCCGCCGTCTGCGGGGCCGGACTCGCCGTGTGCGGCGCGGTCATGCAGTCCTTGCTGCGCAACCCGCTCGCCGACCCCTTCGTCCTCGGGGTGTCCTCCGGTGCCTCGACCGGCGCGGTCGTCGTGGTCGTCCTCGGCGCGGGCGGCGGCCTGGTGTCGGTCTCGGCGGGCGCGTTCCTCGGCGCGCTGCTGTCGTTCGGGCTCGTGCTGCTGCTCAGCCACACCCTCGGCGGGACGACGGACCGGGTGGTGCTCAGCGGTGTCGCCGCGATGCAGCTCTTCTCCGCGCTCACCTCCTTCGTGGTGATGACCGCCGCCGACGCCGAGACCACCCGAGGGGTGCTGTTCTGGCTGCTCGGCTCACTGGGCGGGGTCGGCTGGACGGACGTCTGGGTCTGCCTCGCCGTCCTGGTGGTCGCACTGGCGGTCTGTCTGGCGTACGCGCGCACGCTGGACGCGTTCGCCTTCGGCCAGGACGCCGCCGCGACCCTCGGGGTGTCCGTGGCCCGCACCCGGCTGGTGCTGCTGTGCGTGACCGCGCTGCTGACGGCCGCGCTCGTCAGCTCGGCGGGCGCGATCGGCTTCGTCGGTCTCGTCCTGCCGCACGCCGCCCGCGCGTTGGTGGGTTCCGGCCACGCCCGGCTGCTGCCGGTCGCCGCCCTCGCCGGGGCGGTGTTCCTGGTGTGGGTGGACACCCTGGCCCGTACCGTGCTCGACCCCCAGGAGGTGCCCGTGGGCGTGGTCACCTCACTCATCGGCGTACCGGTGTTCGTGCTGGTGCTGTACCGGACGCGGAGGACACGATGA
- a CDS encoding SDR family oxidoreductase: MPQLPPSAPTSEELAPAVEEAAPAAEELAPAVEDLRREPLPLRGRTALVTGAGRRAGIGYAVARRLAAYGASVYLHHHVPHDAAMPWGADRPEAVAAGVREALGDPGARVVHGPGDLSGPGAPAELIARAADALGGRIDILVANHALSGSDGPLDAIDAAMLDAHWAVDTRSVILLVQAYARLRAMVPAGAPGGRVMMMTSGQDIAGGMPGEIAYALQKGALASVTRSLATTLAEHAVTVNTVNPGPVDTGYLTGEAYGAVASMFPAGRWGMPDDPARLIAWLATDEARWITGQVIDSEGGFRR, encoded by the coding sequence ATGCCTCAACTCCCGCCCTCCGCACCGACATCCGAAGAACTCGCGCCGGCGGTCGAAGAAGCCGCGCCCGCGGCCGAGGAACTCGCGCCCGCGGTCGAAGACCTGCGCCGCGAGCCGCTGCCGCTGCGCGGGCGTACCGCTCTCGTCACCGGGGCCGGCCGCCGCGCGGGGATCGGCTACGCCGTGGCCCGGCGCCTGGCCGCGTACGGAGCGAGCGTCTATCTGCACCACCACGTGCCGCACGACGCCGCGATGCCCTGGGGCGCGGACCGTCCGGAGGCGGTGGCCGCCGGAGTGCGCGAAGCGCTCGGTGACCCCGGCGCCCGGGTCGTCCACGGGCCGGGCGACCTCTCCGGGCCGGGCGCCCCGGCCGAACTGATCGCCCGAGCGGCCGACGCGCTCGGCGGGCGGATCGACATCCTCGTCGCCAACCACGCGCTCAGCGGTTCGGACGGGCCGCTCGACGCGATCGACGCGGCGATGCTCGACGCGCACTGGGCCGTCGACACCCGGTCGGTGATCCTGCTCGTCCAGGCGTACGCCCGGCTGCGTGCCATGGTGCCGGCGGGCGCCCCGGGCGGGCGCGTCATGATGATGACCTCCGGTCAGGACATCGCGGGCGGCATGCCGGGAGAGATCGCGTACGCCCTGCAGAAGGGCGCCCTCGCCTCGGTCACCCGCTCCCTGGCGACCACGCTCGCCGAGCACGCCGTCACGGTGAACACCGTCAATCCGGGTCCGGTCGACACCGGCTACCTGACCGGGGAGGCGTACGGGGCCGTCGCCTCGATGTTCCCGGCCGGACGCTGGGGCATGCCTGACGACCCGGCCCGCCTCATCGCCTGGCTCGCCACGGACGAGGCCCGGTGGATCACCGGCCAGGTCATCGACTCGGAGGGCGGCTTCCGCCGCTGA
- a CDS encoding rhodanese-like domain-containing protein: MKSSAVTRNTRNALSTRNPVLRVAPASPAAAVAHFSASLAFHADVSDVAAALAADGGDSDRDRDGDPGFVVVDSRSTESWDQGHVPGAIHLPTALIPEQAGQLLDRAVPVVTYCWGPGCDGATRAALALAELGYQVKEMLGGFEYWVREGFEFETWEGRERRAADPLTAPVGAADCGC, translated from the coding sequence ATGAAGAGCAGCGCCGTCACCCGGAACACCCGGAATGCCCTGAGCACCCGTAACCCCGTACTGCGCGTCGCCCCCGCATCGCCCGCGGCGGCCGTCGCCCACTTCTCGGCGAGTCTCGCCTTCCACGCCGACGTGTCCGACGTCGCCGCCGCGCTGGCGGCCGACGGCGGCGACAGCGACCGTGACCGCGACGGTGACCCCGGTTTCGTCGTCGTCGACTCCCGCTCCACGGAGTCCTGGGACCAGGGGCATGTACCCGGCGCGATCCATCTGCCCACCGCCCTGATCCCCGAACAGGCCGGGCAACTCCTGGACCGTGCGGTCCCGGTCGTCACCTACTGCTGGGGCCCCGGCTGCGACGGCGCGACCCGCGCCGCCCTCGCCCTCGCCGAACTCGGTTACCAGGTCAAGGAGATGCTCGGCGGGTTCGAGTACTGGGTGCGCGAGGGCTTCGAGTTCGAGACCTGGGAGGGGCGCGAGCGGCGTGCCGCGGACCCGTTGACGGCACCGGTCGGGGCCGCGGACTGCGGTTGCTGA
- a CDS encoding ABC transporter ATP-binding protein produces MTTEHVETTEHVKTAETAETAEGAGLRADRVTRTADGRVILDGVSISPAPGTTVGLLGPNGSGKSTLLRLLSGVLAPASGVVTLDGRPLGELGRRDIARRIAVVEQQVDTQVELSVLDVVRLGRTPHRRAWTPPSPADEKAVRDALDRTGLADRAHQSWHTLSGGERQRVQIARALAQEPRELLLDEPTNHLDIQHQLDLLNLVTSLPVTSVVALHDLNLAAMYCDRLVVLREGRVVAAGTPGDVLTEDLIAEVYGVRTAVTRDGADGVGGRPHVRFLGTVSRPAPQELANACPE; encoded by the coding sequence ATGACGACCGAGCACGTCGAGACGACCGAGCATGTCAAGACCGCCGAGACCGCCGAGACCGCCGAGGGTGCTGGCCTCCGGGCCGACCGTGTCACCCGTACCGCCGACGGGCGCGTCATCCTGGACGGCGTCAGCATCAGCCCCGCCCCCGGCACCACCGTCGGCCTCCTCGGCCCCAACGGTTCCGGCAAGTCCACGCTCCTGCGCCTGCTCTCCGGCGTCCTCGCCCCCGCCTCGGGCGTGGTCACCCTCGACGGCCGTCCACTCGGCGAACTGGGCCGCCGCGACATCGCCCGCCGTATCGCCGTGGTCGAGCAACAGGTCGACACGCAGGTCGAGTTGAGCGTCCTGGACGTCGTACGCCTCGGCCGCACCCCGCACCGCCGCGCCTGGACACCCCCGTCACCGGCCGACGAGAAGGCCGTACGCGACGCCCTCGACCGCACCGGCCTCGCCGACCGCGCGCACCAGTCCTGGCACACCCTCTCCGGCGGTGAACGCCAACGCGTGCAGATCGCCCGCGCCCTCGCCCAGGAACCCCGCGAACTCCTCCTGGACGAACCGACCAACCACCTCGACATCCAGCACCAGCTCGACCTGCTGAACCTCGTCACCTCGCTGCCGGTCACCAGCGTCGTCGCCCTGCACGACCTCAACCTCGCGGCGATGTACTGCGACCGGCTCGTCGTCCTGCGCGAGGGACGCGTGGTGGCCGCCGGGACACCGGGCGACGTGCTCACCGAGGACCTCATCGCCGAGGTGTACGGCGTACGGACCGCCGTCACCCGCGACGGCGCCGACGGCGTCGGCGGTCGGCCGCACGTGCGTTTCCTGGGCACCGTGAGCCGTCCCGCACCCCAGGAACTCGCGAACGCGTGTCCGGAATGA